The segment GACCGGGACGTGATGATGAACACAGTCGCACCGGTCTGGGATGGCAACGAGACCTGGCTCGTGCTGGGTGGCGCGGGGCTGTTCGGCGCGTTCCCGATGGCTTACGCGGTCGTGCTCGAAGCGCTCTATCTACCGCTGATCCTGATGCTGATCGGCCTGATCTTCCGTGGCGTGGCCTTCGAATTTCGCTTCAAGGCCACCGATGCTGGCCGCCATCTATGGGACAAGGCGTTCATCTGGGGTTCTCTGGTGGCGACGTTCTTCCAAGGCGTAGCGCTGGGCGCCTTCATCGAAGGCTTCAAGGTGGTGGATCGGCATTACGCCGGCGGCTCGCTGGACTGGCTGACACCCTTCAGCATGTTCTGCGGCCTGGGGCTGATCGTGGCCTATGCACTGCTGGGGTGTACCTGGCTGATCATGAAGACCGAAGGGCCGCTTCAGGAGCAGATGCACAAGCTGGGGCGGCCGCTGGCGCTCGTGTTGCTGGCCGTCATGGGTGTCGTCAGCCTGTGGACGCCAATCGCCTATCCGCAGATTGCCGACCGCTGGTTCAGCATGCCCAACCTTGTGTGGTTCATGCCGGTGCCGATCCTGGTGCTGTTGACCTTCTACAACCTGTTCAAGGCAGTAGCCCGCAGCGCGAACTACACACCGTTTCTGTTGACGCTGGGGCTGATCTTCCTGGGTTACAGTGGCTTGGGCATCAGTCTGTGGCCCAATATCATCCCGCCATCGATCTCGATCTGGGAGGCTGCCGCGCCACCGCAAAGCCAGGGCTTCATGTTGGTGGGAACGCTGTTCATTCTACCGCTGATCCTGGGTTATACCTTCTGGAGCTACTACGTGTTCCGCGGCAAGGTCACCCATGACCAAGGCTATCACTAGGAGACTGCACCATGACCCGTGATCAGGACGTGGCAAGCAAGAAACCGCTGTGGCAGCGCCTGGGCTGGCTGGTGCTGATCTGGGCGTTGAGTGTGGCCGCGCTGGGTGTGGCGGCATGGTTGATGCGCCTGTTCATGAGCGCAGCCGGCTTGACCACCCACTGAACCCCGGCATCAGCCGGTAGTACGCCGAACGCGCCTGCTCACCCAGGCGCCGTACGCTGTTCCACCTAGTCGACAGTTACTTGCGCGCCTTGAGCACCACGAATTTGGGCGTTGCCGCCACCTGCTCCACGCCCCGGAACAGGCGGGCAAGCTTGCTGTGATAGCCCAGGTGGCGGTTGCCCACGATGTACAAGGCGCCGCCGACCACCAGCGCCTCGCGGGCCTGCTGGAACATACGCCAGGCCAGCACGTCACCCACCACTTGCTGCTGGTGGAAGGGCGGATTGCACAGCACTACATCCAATGACTGTTTTTCGATGCCGGCCAGGCCGTCTGCGGCCAGGAAGTCGGCTGGGCGATCACCCAGCGCACGCTGCCAGTTTTCCCGTGCCGATTGCACGGCCATATACGACTCGTCCACCAAGGTATACTGGGCGTCTGGATTTTTTAGAGCGCTGGCGATGGCCAGCACGCCATTGCCGCAACCCAGGTCCGCGACCCGGGCGTTGCCCAGGTTATCCGGCAGATGCGGAAGAAATGCCCGTGTGCCAATGTCCAGGCCTTCACGACAGAAGACATTGGCATGGTTGAGCAACTCCAGCGCTGGCGATTCGAGGCGATAGCGGCTGGGGTAGGGCGATGTAAAGGCAGGGCGCGCATCCACCGTGGCGGTCAGTAGCCGGGCTTTTTTACGTGCCAGCGAGGCTTGCACAGGGCCGACATACTTTTCCAGCAAGTCGCCGGCAGCACGGGGAAGGTGCTTGATCATAGCCCCGGCAATCACCTGCGCCTGCGGCGCCAGGTGCCCTTGCAGCCTAATGAGTTGATCTTCGAGCAAGGCAAGCGTCTTGGGCACCCTGACCACTACCCGATCAAAGGGGCCGTTCCAGGTTTGACAGGCAGGCACGAACGAAACGCTGTCGGCAGGCAGGCCGTTACGTGCCAGGTTCTTGGCCAGCGCGAGTTGAGCAAGGTAGGAGTCGCCGCTGCTGGTCACCTGCAGGTGCCTGGCGAGGCTTGCCGCCAGCGCCCCGAAACTGTCGTTGAGCACTAGCACACGGCTGCCGGCTGGCAACGCCTGGGCATGCAATTGTTCGAGCAGGTACTCATCGGCGGCGTCAAAGGCCTGCA is part of the Pseudomonas parafulva genome and harbors:
- a CDS encoding methyltransferase, producing MPLLTTPFAELDLIRQPDQANDPLQAFDAADEYLLEQLHAQALPAGSRVLVLNDSFGALAASLARHLQVTSSGDSYLAQLALAKNLARNGLPADSVSFVPACQTWNGPFDRVVVRVPKTLALLEDQLIRLQGHLAPQAQVIAGAMIKHLPRAAGDLLEKYVGPVQASLARKKARLLTATVDARPAFTSPYPSRYRLESPALELLNHANVFCREGLDIGTRAFLPHLPDNLGNARVADLGCGNGVLAIASALKNPDAQYTLVDESYMAVQSARENWQRALGDRPADFLAADGLAGIEKQSLDVVLCNPPFHQQQVVGDVLAWRMFQQAREALVVGGALYIVGNRHLGYHSKLARLFRGVEQVAATPKFVVLKARK
- the cydB gene encoding cytochrome d ubiquinol oxidase subunit II translates to MGIDLPLIWAVIIIFGVMMYVVMDGFDLGIGMLFPFVKQERDRDVMMNTVAPVWDGNETWLVLGGAGLFGAFPMAYAVVLEALYLPLILMLIGLIFRGVAFEFRFKATDAGRHLWDKAFIWGSLVATFFQGVALGAFIEGFKVVDRHYAGGSLDWLTPFSMFCGLGLIVAYALLGCTWLIMKTEGPLQEQMHKLGRPLALVLLAVMGVVSLWTPIAYPQIADRWFSMPNLVWFMPVPILVLLTFYNLFKAVARSANYTPFLLTLGLIFLGYSGLGISLWPNIIPPSISIWEAAAPPQSQGFMLVGTLFILPLILGYTFWSYYVFRGKVTHDQGYH
- a CDS encoding DUF2474 domain-containing protein, with the translated sequence MTRDQDVASKKPLWQRLGWLVLIWALSVAALGVAAWLMRLFMSAAGLTTH